Genomic DNA from Triticum dicoccoides isolate Atlit2015 ecotype Zavitan chromosome 4B, WEW_v2.0, whole genome shotgun sequence:
AGAAGTCTATCCTGGAGGAGGAATCCAGAGAAGCAAAGCTTAGTATATATCACCGCTGCACATTTGAGAGGAGAGgcagaggaaggaggaggaaggaggaagaagagggtttTGCTACGTGGCATGGAATTCATGGCATAGTTggttctttcttcttcctcttcctaccTCTGCCTCTTGCTCTTCCTTCTTCGCAAGCAGCAGCCTCTCCGCCCTCGCAGCCAGCCGCTGTCGATAGGGGGGAGGTCGCCACCGCCGGCTGCTCTCTGCCACGCCGCTTCAACCAGGCAAATCCATCTGTTCTTCGAAACACCACCTCTGTTCTTCCCCAATTCTCAGCCTGTTGTGTTGCTCGTGTCCTAGATATTTCTTGCAATTTCGATTCGAATCCTTGCATCTAAGCTATCTATTCATGCATGCAGAGACAGGTGAGAtggaaggtttcgagttcttcCAGATCGTACTTGACAACTCCTCGAGCAGGCTGGTATATACATGATCTCTCTTTATCGCTCTgctgtgctgcctagtgtttgatcGGCTCAATCACTGCTTGACCctcgctgcagaggctgcctgacaagtttaccatggtgctactagacgGCGGCAAGCCCCAGGAAGTGAAGCTGCGGGAAGCCGGCCATGGGCGTCGCTTCTGGGACGTGAAGGTGGTGTTGGAcgccgacggccacatgtacctagAGCGCGGCTGGGAGCAGTTCGCCCGTGCGCACGACCTGCGGCTCGGGTACTTCCTCGTGTTCAGCTACGACGGCGACGCCGTGCTCACCGTCAAGGTGTTCGACGTGAGCATGTGCCGCAGGCACTACAAGCACGACGGTGACACCAGTACGCGCCTCTTCTTGGTTCTTGCTCTTCGTTTCAGTTGGGTGGTTGTAAGTTGTAACTTGTAGGAATTAAAGAAGGTGTGGTTTTTGCATTTGGCCAGGCAGTGAGAGCAGCAGCGACGGTGACAGTGGGAGCAGCAACACCAGCGACGGCGGCAGTGGTGGCAACAACAGGAGCCTGGTGGAGATGGACGTCGAGGATGGGCCGACGGGGCAGTTCAGCGCCATGCTGAGGAAATGCAACCTAGGCATGAAGCAGGAACAGTACCTGGTGAGTGCGTTCATGCTCGAGCATGCCTAGTCAAGTGTGTTCATATACATGTATCCATGAGGTGCTATCTGGGTACTGATTCCATCCGCTGCTCGCCGGCCGTGCGCAGAACGTGCCGGTGGATTTCCAGCTCGCGCACGGGTACGCCGAGAGGAGCAAGGTGGAGCTGCGGATGCGCGGCAAGTCGTGGCTCGTGCACCTGAAGCACAACCCCAAGACGGGTGGCAGGTCCCGCGCGTCGTTTAGGTACGGGTGGCACCAGTTCTGCGTCGACAACGCCCTCGGCGAGGGCGACACCTGCTTCTTCCgagcgctccggcaaggcagcgccggcggcggcggcgaggaccaCCTACTCAAGGTGGAGGTGAGGAGGCGAGACGGCAGCTTCCTGGTCTGAGGCGAGGGCGGTGGCAGCCGGCCTCCCGTTGCACCAGCCTGGTTGGCCGGCGTAGCCTCGTCCGTGGCCATCGGCCGGCACGACTCAGTGCGTTATTATGCTTGCTTAATAATGATTGTAAGACCTTAATTCTCGGTAGTCCACTGCCGATGGTACTAGCAGGAGCGTGAGTAACTAGAGAGTGGAGTCTAAACCTGGCTGTGTTTATCCGTGTGCAAATGATTATTGCTGAGCATCTTGTCAATCGCTCAGCACGACAGTTACGCTGAGTGGTGCTCTGCTGCATTGCCATTCCAAGCAAACGCGACGACGCCGGCCCTGAGCTGAAGAACGTGGGGGTGCTCACGAGCTTTGCGAGCCTTGCATGGTTTTGCCTAGTCCGTCCCTCATGGGATTGCCGAGCAACTTTCTTCCCCTGTGATTAGAGTCCTGTACATGTACCATGCAGTTCGGTGGAGTGGTATCCACGTGCCAACCAGTTGCGCGGCACCGGCCGTGAGTAACTCAGAATCTCAGATACTAAACCCATTTTCAATGAAGCCATGCACCATGAcctgatttatttaaaaaaattgaagCAACGACCGTACAACCATTTTTCTACGGTAATCTATCTATTAAAACAAACAATTTGATTAAGtcacatctagatgagatataactaCCTCACATCTAAGTCTTTCATCGTTGGATCGTTTGTCTTTAGGATTCATGCAAACCGTTGATATGCTCCATGTCGTCTTTTTTTAGATAAAAGGTcagagcccgacttta
This window encodes:
- the LOC119293830 gene encoding B3 domain-containing protein Os03g0212300-like, producing the protein MEGFEFFQIVLDNSSSRLRLPDKFTMVLLDGGKPQEVKLREAGHGRRFWDVKVVLDADGHMYLERGWEQFARAHDLRLGYFLVFSYDGDAVLTVKVFDVSMCRRHYKHDGDTSSESSSDGDSGSSNTSDGGSGGNNRSLVEMDVEDGPTGQFSAMLRKCNLGMKQEQYLNVPVDFQLAHGYAERSKVELRMRGKSWLVHLKHNPKTGGRSRASFRYGWHQFCVDNALGEGDTCFFRALRQGSAGGGGEDHLLKVEVRRRDGSFLV